In Vibrio marisflavi CECT 7928, the following are encoded in one genomic region:
- a CDS encoding anhydro-N-acetylmuramic acid kinase, with translation MNNKELYVGVMSGTSLDGIDIALCEIDNHNAHLVNHHCYSMPKNIKQKVLDICLGQSTTLVDIGVLEHQLGHVYADAINEALIAFNVKARDIRAIGNHGQTVFHQPTGSTPFTIQLGDANIIASKTGIDTVADFRRKDIALGGQGAPLVPAFHRTIFNPTDSTVIVLNIGGIANISVLRPNSPVIGYDTGPGNVLMDIWCNEQQKGSYDHNAQFALSGNVHTDLLAGFLREDYFDRPNPKSTGRELFNQQWLSNKISDSAIRPEDIQRTLCELTAASICDEVKKFTEGPKPELLVCGGGAQNPLIMQRLQEILPSWLVQPTEEKGVNGEFMEAIAFAWLAQRRIHNLPSNLPEVTGANKQASLGVIYPAN, from the coding sequence GTGAATAATAAAGAGCTTTATGTAGGTGTCATGTCTGGCACAAGTCTAGATGGTATTGATATCGCGCTATGCGAAATTGACAATCACAACGCTCACCTAGTTAATCATCATTGCTATTCGATGCCGAAGAACATCAAGCAAAAGGTTCTGGATATTTGCTTAGGGCAATCAACAACGTTAGTGGATATCGGCGTACTAGAGCATCAGCTAGGTCATGTGTATGCCGATGCTATAAACGAGGCGCTTATTGCTTTTAATGTAAAAGCTCGCGACATTCGAGCCATCGGAAACCATGGCCAAACCGTTTTTCATCAACCAACCGGTAGCACGCCATTTACCATTCAGTTAGGTGATGCCAATATTATCGCGAGCAAGACAGGCATTGATACAGTAGCTGATTTTAGACGCAAAGATATAGCGCTAGGTGGTCAAGGAGCACCGCTAGTCCCAGCTTTTCACAGAACGATTTTTAACCCTACCGATTCAACAGTCATCGTTCTGAACATCGGTGGCATTGCCAATATCTCTGTACTCCGTCCCAACTCTCCTGTCATCGGTTATGACACTGGCCCCGGTAACGTCCTAATGGATATATGGTGCAACGAACAGCAAAAAGGCAGCTATGATCACAACGCTCAATTCGCTTTAAGTGGCAACGTACATACTGATCTACTAGCAGGTTTTCTAAGGGAAGATTACTTTGATAGACCTAACCCTAAGAGCACTGGGAGAGAACTATTTAACCAACAGTGGCTAAGCAACAAAATATCGGACTCAGCCATTAGGCCCGAAGACATTCAACGTACGTTGTGCGAGTTAACTGCGGCATCCATTTGTGATGAAGTGAAAAAATTCACTGAAGGACCAAAACCAGAGCTATTAGTTTGTGGCGGTGGTGCCCAAAACCCTCTTATCATGCAAAGACTACAAGAAATTCTACCTAGTTGGTTAGTTCAACCTACAGAAGAAAAAGGAGTAAATGGAGAGTTTATGGAGGCGATAGCCTTTGCTTGGTTAGCTCAGCGTCGTATACACAACTTGCC
- the nagZ gene encoding beta-N-acetylhexosaminidase, which translates to MGPLWLDVAGYELTAEDKEILQHPTVGGVILFSRNYFDSQQLIALNKAIRQAAKRPILIGTDQEGGRVQRFREGFSSIPAAQEYGRHKDSEELAYLGGWLMAAEVIAHDIDISFAPVLDKGHQSKAIGSRAFSENVQDVIALSQAYMRGMKELGMITTGKHFPGHGGVEVDSHAETPYDHRTDIFAQDMAIFRSHIEQGLLDAMMPAHVVYPHFDDRPASGSSYWLKDVLRDQLGFKGIVFSDDLNMEGASIMGGPAERAQQSLDAGCDMVLMCNNRDAQVKVLDGLPISEFEHGKSMLKKQNISLSDLRLSKQWKHASEAMARLCDK; encoded by the coding sequence ATGGGACCACTATGGTTAGATGTTGCTGGATATGAACTTACAGCAGAAGACAAGGAAATTCTACAACACCCAACAGTTGGTGGGGTGATTCTTTTCAGCCGGAACTATTTCGACAGTCAACAGTTAATCGCATTGAATAAAGCAATACGTCAAGCGGCGAAAAGACCTATTTTGATTGGTACCGATCAGGAAGGTGGACGGGTGCAAAGGTTTCGAGAAGGTTTTTCAAGTATTCCAGCTGCTCAAGAATATGGCCGGCATAAAGACAGCGAAGAGCTTGCATACCTTGGTGGCTGGCTGATGGCTGCCGAGGTTATTGCCCATGACATAGATATCAGCTTTGCTCCGGTTTTAGATAAAGGCCATCAGAGTAAAGCGATTGGTAGTCGAGCTTTTTCCGAAAATGTTCAGGATGTTATAGCGCTAAGTCAGGCTTATATGCGTGGTATGAAAGAACTAGGCATGATTACAACTGGCAAGCATTTTCCCGGTCATGGTGGTGTTGAGGTCGACTCTCATGCGGAAACGCCATATGACCATCGAACGGATATTTTTGCCCAAGATATGGCTATATTCCGCTCTCATATCGAACAAGGATTGTTGGATGCAATGATGCCTGCTCATGTGGTTTATCCGCATTTTGATGATCGCCCTGCCAGTGGTTCATCTTATTGGTTGAAGGACGTTTTACGTGATCAGCTTGGTTTTAAAGGCATCGTTTTTTCAGACGACCTGAATATGGAGGGGGCTTCCATTATGGGCGGCCCTGCAGAAAGAGCTCAACAATCCCTAGATGCTGGGTGTGACATGGTCTTGATGTGCAATAATCGTGATGCACAGGTAAAAGTTCTTGATGGTCTGCCTATCAGTGAATTTGAGCATGGTAAAAGTATGTTGAAAAAACAAAATATCAGCCTTTCTGATCTCCGCTTATCCAAACAGTGGAAGCATGCATCTGAAGCAATGGCGCGATTGTGTGACAAATAG